From the Nodularia sphaerocarpa UHCC 0038 genome, the window GATTTTCTGGGCAAAAATACAACGATTCAGCAGCTTATTGATTTTAGTGACACGGATGTTTTTACAGCTATTGCTTATCCCAGCATCATTTTATTTAGTAAAGAAAAGGCTAGTAAAGATAACCAATTAAAAGCACTATCTTGGCAGCAAACGGAAGATTTAAATGAGTTTCCAACGGTGTTTGATACTCAAAATTTCTTGATGCCACAATCTGCACTAAAAGCTGATGGTTGGCGATTAGAAAATACACAGGTTTTAGATTTATTGGCAAAGTTGAGAAATGCTGGCAAGCCTTTGGGAGAATATGTAAACGGTAAATTTTATCGTGGTATTTTGACAGGTTTGAATGAGGCTTTTGTAATTGATCGCACCACAAGAGATAAATTAATCGCCGAACATCCATCATCGGCGGAAGTGATTAAGCCTTTGCTTCGTGGTCGTGATGTAAAAAGATGGAGCGTTGATTATCAGGATTTGTATTTAATCAAGATTGAATCTTCCGAAAATAAAACTCATCCTTGGTCAAAGAAAACAGAACAAGAAGCGGAAAAAGTATTTAGTAAAACTTATCCTGCGATTCATAAACATTTTGAACAATTTAGAAATCAATTAACCGCTAGAGCCGATCAAGGTAAATTCTTTTGGGAGTTGCGATCGTGTAAATATTGGCAAGACTTTGAAAAGCCTAAAATAGTTTGGGGAAACTTGGCAATTTCTCCTCAATTTGCTATAGCCTTAGAAGACTTTTATTTATCTGCTCCTGCAAATTTAATTATTTCAAAAAATGAAAACTATTTATTGGCAATTTTTAACTCTCAAATTACCCAATACATAGTTTCTCAAAATGCAGCAGTAAGACAAGGAGGGTTTTTAGAGTTTAAACCGATGTATGTTTCTCAAATCCCTATCCCCACCGCCACCGAAGCAGAACAAAAAGCAATAGAAGAATTAGTGCAGAAATGTCTAGAAGCAAAGGGTCAAAACTGCCAACAATGGGAACAAGAAATAGATGAGCGAGTCGCGCGGCTGTATAAGTTGAGTGATGAAGAGATGGAGATAATAAAAGGTCAGAATCGCGGATTATAAGGATTACACAGATTACGCGGATTAGATTATTTGTGATAGCAACAGATGCTAAAATCCGTGAAATCCCTTAATCTGTCTAATCAGTGATGTGGATGAGATTATCTGATACAGTGACAGATAATTAAAATCCGTGAAATCCTTTAATCCATCTAAATCCGTGATTCTGACCTATGGACTTAAAATACCAAGACATCACCCAAAAAATTATCGGCGCATCCTTTGAAGTCCATAAATTTCTAGGTAACGGCTTTCAAGAAGTAATTTATCAACGCGCCCTTGCCTACGAACTCCATCAAGCAGGATTAACCTTTGCCAGAGAAATTGAACAACAAATCTATTACAAAAACCTACCCGAACCAATTGGTACACGCCGCGCCGATTTTGTGGTTGAAGAAAAAGTATTAGTTGAACTCAAAGCAGTAATCCAACTCGAAGATGTACACCTAGCCCAAACATTAAACTATCTCAAAGTATATAAACTCGAAGTTGGATTATTGATTAACTTTGGAAGTAAGAGTTTGACATTTAAGAGATTAGTATTAAGTAACAAATAAAAAAGTCAGAATCGCGGATTATATGGATTACGCTGATTACACAGATTTTTTTCTTTTGCTAATATAACCAAAATCTATGAAATCTTTTAATCCGTAAAATCCGTGATTCTAACCTTGTTTTTAGCTATTCACACATCACTCAGACTAAGGCACGGTGGGGTAGTTCAAGTAGTATATTCCGCGTTAATTTTCACATAGTCATAACTCAAATCACAACCCCAAGCTTTACCATAACCATGACCATTACCAATGTTAACTGCAATAATCACTGGATTATCGACTCGTTGACTTTTAATCATGCGTCTATCCCCAGATAAATCATTACTATTGTTACTAGCAATCAAGTCTGGAGATAAAGAAGAATCAGCCGCAGTTTGTTTTAAATATGCACTGGCTGCTGCACGATCAAATGGGACTGGTTGACCATTTTCTAATAATAAGAAATCGCCTAATTTTATTTGCAGGTTGTCTTGTTCAAAATTCACACTTGCACGTCCGGCGGCGGCGGCGATACGTCCCCAATTGGGGTCGCGTCCAAAAATTGCAGATTTAACTAGAGAGGAACCCGCAATGGTTTTGGCAATTTGACGGGCGGAAACTTGGTCATACGCGCCAGTGACTTGCACTTCAATTAAGCAGGTTGCACCTTCGCCATCACGTGCGATCGCCTTAGCTAAATGCTGACATACTGCTGTTAACATGGCTTCTAATTTCTCGGCTTCTGGCCCCATTTCGGTAATTGCTGGGGTGCGAGATTGACCATTAGCCAATGCAATTAAACTATCGTTGGTGCTGGTATCACCATCCACGGTAATGGCATTAAAACTTTGATCAGCAGCCCTAGTTAACATTTGTTGCCACAAATGAGATGAAACTGCTGCATCGCAAGTCACAAATGCTAACATAGTAGCCATGTTGGGGTGAATCATCCCCGAACCTTTGGAAATACCACCAATTCGCACCGGGCGATCGCCTATCGTTGTTTCTAAAGCAATAGATTTTATCACCAAATCTGTGGTAATAATTGCCCCGGCTGCTGCATCTGAACCGGTTTCCGAAAGTGCAGCTACTACCTTGGGAATCCCACTGCGTAGAGCATCCATCTTGATCCGTTGACCAATTACGCCCGTAGAAGCCAGCAAAATCGATTCCGGGGAAATATTCAACTCCCGCGCTAATATTTCGGCTGTTTCTTCGGTATCACGTACACCTTGCATCCCTGTGGAAGCATTTGCTTGACCAGCATTGCAGAGAATTGCACGGGCGCTGTGTTTTGCTTGCAAGCGTTGACGACAATAATCTACACAGGCGGCTTTGACTTGACTAGTGGTAAATACACCAGCTGCGATCGCCTCTACATCTGACCATATCAAAGCTAAATCAGGCAAACCCGAAGCCTTCAGTCCTGCGGTGATTCCCGCCGCCTGATAACCCCTTGGTGCTGTAATACCACCAGTGATTTCTTGCCAATCTGCCATTTTTCTTCTCCCCACAACTGTTAGCTGCTTGACTGGCGATTATACCAAGTCTTCACTCACAACTGCCAGATATTCGCCAAGCATGAAATAAAGAGAGCCACATGGGTAGCTCTCCAGATCATCAGGGTGCATCTACATAGCAGAGTATATCATTTTTGCCATGAGGTGTGATACCCATTATTTATTTCTGGTATAAATTTTCTTAATTTGTGAAGGACTCTAGCCATGAAAATCTAGCTTTAACCCCTTGCTCAGAACATATTTCAATTATTTTTCCTGCTTAATATAATGTTAAATAATATATTATTTCTTAATAAACTCTTTCTTGTAAACAATATTAAGTATCAACAGTAATATTTATTTCTACTCATAAAGATATAGGGGTATCTTTATTTTCATAACTTATGGAGCATTGCTATATATATTGCCAGAAATATATATTTTTACTAATGCTAGGATAAAATCATTCGACTAAGTATTTAATTTTATAGTATGACATTGACAATAAAACCCCCAGTTAAAAGTCTCAAAGACTACGCTTACCAGGCAATTCAACGACATTTCAAGAAAACTTTGAAATGGGAGAAATCAGTTAAGAAAGATGAAGACCCCGAAGCATTGCATCAAATGCGAGTCGGAATGCGTCGCCTACGCACCGCAATTAGTAGGTTTGATTTAGTCCTAAATTTACCGCAGTCAGCCAGTGATAAAAAAATAGGTAAAATTGCTCGTTGTCTTGGCAATCTCAGAGATATAGATGTACTCAAAGAAACCTTAGAAACCCATTACCAACCACATTTACCTCACAAAGAACAAAAAGTTCTGCAAACAGCTTTTGATGCTTTAGAGAAACAACGCCAAAAGGCATTATCGAAGACGCAGACCACATTACAAAGTGAAACTTACAAATCTCTTAAGCAAGCATTAGCAGATTGGTTAGAGCAACCCATTTATCAGCCTTTGGCATATCTACCAATTCAACAAGTGCTACCGGATTTACTTTTACCTGAAGTCAGTAGTTTTTTTCTCCATCCTGGGTGGCTAGTGGGAACTAATATTGTAGATTCCGAGGTGAAAATTTGCACAAACTGGCAAGCAGACAACATAGAACCAGAATTGACAAATCAAGGCGAAAGCATTCATAATTTACGCAAACAAGCCAAAGGCGTGCGTTACCAAATGGAGTTATTTAAAGACTTATATGGAGAGTCTTACGCCAATTATGTCGCCGAAGTCAAAAGCATCCAAGACATATTAGGAAATATGCAAGATAGTGTAGTTATGCGGGAGTGGCTTGCAGATGTATTCAAGTCAGAAATTGATGCTGAACTGCCAACAATGGCTACTTTATTCCAAGAAAATCGGGAGCAATTGTGGCAGCAATGGCAACCTTTACAAGAGCGCTATTTCCAAGCTGAACACCGACACAATTTTCATTTAACAATACTAAATCCCATGCCCACAGCTATTTCTTAAACAATCATTTTAGCGGCAATTAGACAACCTGATTGGAGCCTCCAGTGATAATACATAAGTACTGCTTTATTTATAACTAATACCATTTCTTTGTGAGGCTGCGCCGAATTTTTTAACCTTTTCTTTTCTGTCTCTGTGTCCTCTGCGTCTGGAGTGGTTCGTTTAACTTTAAATTAGGCGCATCTTTATACAGAATTGGTATAAGACATATCCATTTTGATCAAACCCCTGCTTTCTGCTCCCCTGCTTCTTCAAAATATCGACACGGATTAAATTTGCCCGTTTGCACCAAGAGTTGCCATAAATTTGAGTTAGCATAACCTTGGGTGTTTGGAGAAAGGCGATGAGTAAAGAAAAGTTGAGTAAAGGTGGGAAGCAACAAGGTAGTTTCGCTGTCGAAATATTTAACAGTCAAAGGATTCGGCTGACAACGCCAGTTTTAGCTATAGCTGGATGGTTGGCGATCATGGTTCCAAGTATGGCTGTGACTACCTCTTACGCCAACGATTACCGTGTTTGTACAGCTCGACTTTTGAATTTGGGCATAACTGAACAAGCAGTATCACAAGGATGTGGAAAAACACTGCGTCCTAGAGAGTTGTCTGCTTGCGTGATGAAAATTAATCAGCAAACCCAAATTAGTGCCGTAGATGCTCTGTCTTCCTGTGAGCAAGCCCGGCGATCTGAGGAATTATCTACTTGTGTGGTTGGTATTACCAGGAATACTCCAGGAGCTGTTCACACAGCAGTTTTAAACTACTGTGGCCGGAGTTTGTTGCCTGAGCGTTTCGCTCAGTGTGTGGTGGGGTTAGGTAGTGAAATTAATATTGCACCTACCCAGGCAATGGATACTTGTATCGATGCCAGTGACAATGTTAGTGGCTTTTCGCCTGCATCTGCACCACCAAATAGAGTCCCCACCGAATTTAGTCCCTCCTTTGAGGTGACTCCAATTCCAGGGAATCCACGAAGGCAATAAAATTACAGAAATTAAAATTGAAGAGTTTTTTCTAGGCTGGGCTTACAGCCCGCCTATTCTTTTGTGTGAAAAAAACAGATGATATGAAGCACAAGAGATAGATTTGGTGGCTTAAACACTTAAACTTACCGAACCTTGCAATCTAAGAAAGAAATATAGTCAAGGTATAGAAACGCTGTACTAGTCGTAGGTGTTAATGGTATAACACCTGAACTATTAGTCTTCTTTTCTACCAAAGACCATCTGCAAAATCATCGGAATACCACCGCTTTGATGATATCTATCGGCCCAAGCGCGAATTATTTCATCTAATTCTGCCATAGCTTGCTCCCATCGTTCTGCGGGGATATCAAGCTCTTCTAAGGCTCGCATGGTATTTGGTCGCCGTTCTGCCCAATCTTTCATCATTCGGAAATACCGGGCAGTATCTTCTACCATGATGTAAGTCCGCTCTTGATCGTCGGCTGGCGCATAAAAAGGACGGGTAAGAGCGTAGAAGGGCATTCCCCAAGGAGAATCAATCCGCGTTACTGTACCGGAGTAGAGTAGCCGCCGCTTGATATGTTCTGCTAGAGCTTCGCTCAAAGGCATTTGATGCTCAGGTGGCAAAACTTCTTGCGATCGCTTGTGCAGAAATTCAATCAAATCGAGAAACTCAAAAGAAGTTGTCAATTGAGCATCCGGCAGATTACTGGGGAGTTTATGCTCGATTTGTCTTTTTTCTTCACTGGTCAAATTTGTCCCAGGAACACGGGATCTTCCTGGTTGCCAAGGAAACTTTTCCATCCAGACATAAGGTAACTGAATCAGATAGCGGGGTTCTTGAGAACCTAGCATCTTCAACAATTTGCCTTCTGTCAGCGCCTGTCTGACTTCCTCTACAATGATTTTTACTCGTTTTGGCTCTAGGTGATGCAAGTGACCGGTCATCCGCAGATTTTGCCCTTGCTCTAGATAGGTCATGTATATCGCACACTTAGCTGCGGTTGCGGCTGCATCTAAGAATGCTCCATGCCTATGCCCACTCGTCCGCATGGCACTAAAAGCCAGATAAAGCATGATCTGATCCATCGCACTGGGGCTAAGACGCTTGATCAGATCTATGTCGTTACTCATATTACAGACAGTTGAATAGCACGTTTACAGATTTATTAGTCACAGACAAATAAGTAGTATACACCCAATTGAAGCCATTTTGTTTAATCCCAACCTGATTATGTTTTAGCTCCGAGGTGATCAAGAGTCAAAGATGATCGTTACTCTTGAGCGGGGAAGTCTGACTGCAACAACTGTCTGCTAGCTTTCATAAGAGGTATATCTTTGCCAAAGAATTACTTGTTATGAGGCTTTGAAGAACTGTTGGTTGTGTACAGATTTCCGGCAATTGTTGGGAGTTATTTCGGAGTAGGTAACCTACTGGCTTAAGGAAAACTGGCGGGTTTATCCAGAATTTGTCAACCAATACTTACAACTTCCGGAAATTTTTTGGCAGTATAGGTAGTTGACTGGAGGGACAATCATCTACCTGAAATCAGGCGGATAATTTCAAGTTCAAAATACCTTTTATTCTCTTACAACATGATATTCTATTTCTGTCCGTTTTTTTATTAATTTTGTATAAAGTAATCTATGGCAATACTTTTATGATTATCATGTAAATGCTTAATTTGCAACTGTTTATTAAAATTCTCTGATATTTCAGCTAAGACTATGAGTATCAGTTTAATTAGTGCTTTGGTTTTGGGAGGATGGCAAAGAAACCTCTGAGGCATATCAAACTAATTCACACTCCTACTATACCGTTTATACGTATAATTTTAAAAGAGTATTTTCACTGAATTATTCATGTTTAGCAGGACTTAGCTAAAAGTTATAGTTAAAAGACTAAGTAGGTCGGCGTAAATAAAATTAACTAGCTAGGGTCGTCATTGGTCATTAGTCAGGGTTTGGGTCTTGTTTACGAGTCGTAAAATAGTTGGGTTTATTCATGCTTACCTACTTATAGTAATCGGATTTTATTTTGGTAAATTTCCGGGAGTGTTCAGGGAACTCTTCACAGAAAATGGGGAGCAGGACATCAGGGATATGTATGTACTGCCTATTGTCAGCTTATCGCCCAGGCTACGCCAAGAAAAATCAAATAGCAGTCATCAGATAAATCTTTTAAGTTTGATCATCATAGTTTGGCGGCTCCAAGTCATTTAATTTTGCGAACTAGAAGGTTTAACCTGAGTTCGCATTTTCTCAAAGCTATAAGCTGCTATGCCAAAACTGACGAATACGACTCCCATAACTTGGATCAGTTCTAAGGTTTCCTGAAGTATCAAGCCGGCAAAAACTACGGTTAAAATTGGGACACCTGCGCCGATAATCGCCGAGCGTAACCCACCTAATTTGCGAATACCAACATTTTGGAGTACATAGCCTAAAAGAGTGAGAACACCCAAAATAAAAGCACTCAAAATCAGTTCGAGCAAATTCGACTGCTCAATAACCAGACTCAAATTACTTGGTAAAGGCAGCATCAAACAGATAAAGCTCAACACCAACATGGTGGTAAAGTTAATTAAAGTAAAAGAGACTGGATGCAGTTTAGTAGCACATATTTTTGTCAAAATCACGTAGCAGGCAAAAGCTACGCCAGCTAAGATGGCTGTGCTGCTTCCCAGGGAGAAATTAGCCATACCTAGGCTTGCAGAACCGCCTAAAACCAGCAATTCACCGCAGAAGATAGCGCCCATGGCCGCAGAGTGGAATCCACTAGGGCGATCGCCCAACAGTAACCAGGAAACGAGGCCGCTGATCATCGGGTAGACAAAGAACAAAGCGATCGCCATTCCCGTTGCTACCTGACCAAGGGCCATGTAGATCAGCACCTGAGATAAAAACAAAAAGCAACCACTGGCGATGGACAACTGTAAAGTTCTCTGTTTCTTCA encodes:
- a CDS encoding GxxExxY protein codes for the protein MDLKYQDITQKIIGASFEVHKFLGNGFQEVIYQRALAYELHQAGLTFAREIEQQIYYKNLPEPIGTRRADFVVEEKVLVELKAVIQLEDVHLAQTLNYLKVYKLEVGLLINFGSKSLTFKRLVLSNK
- the argJ gene encoding bifunctional ornithine acetyltransferase/N-acetylglutamate synthase; this translates as MADWQEITGGITAPRGYQAAGITAGLKASGLPDLALIWSDVEAIAAGVFTTSQVKAACVDYCRQRLQAKHSARAILCNAGQANASTGMQGVRDTEETAEILARELNISPESILLASTGVIGQRIKMDALRSGIPKVVAALSETGSDAAAGAIITTDLVIKSIALETTIGDRPVRIGGISKGSGMIHPNMATMLAFVTCDAAVSSHLWQQMLTRAADQSFNAITVDGDTSTNDSLIALANGQSRTPAITEMGPEAEKLEAMLTAVCQHLAKAIARDGEGATCLIEVQVTGAYDQVSARQIAKTIAGSSLVKSAIFGRDPNWGRIAAAAGRASVNFEQDNLQIKLGDFLLLENGQPVPFDRAAASAYLKQTAADSSLSPDLIASNNSNDLSGDRRMIKSQRVDNPVIIAVNIGNGHGYGKAWGCDLSYDYVKINAEYTT
- a CDS encoding CHAD domain-containing protein produces the protein MTLTIKPPVKSLKDYAYQAIQRHFKKTLKWEKSVKKDEDPEALHQMRVGMRRLRTAISRFDLVLNLPQSASDKKIGKIARCLGNLRDIDVLKETLETHYQPHLPHKEQKVLQTAFDALEKQRQKALSKTQTTLQSETYKSLKQALADWLEQPIYQPLAYLPIQQVLPDLLLPEVSSFFLHPGWLVGTNIVDSEVKICTNWQADNIEPELTNQGESIHNLRKQAKGVRYQMELFKDLYGESYANYVAEVKSIQDILGNMQDSVVMREWLADVFKSEIDAELPTMATLFQENREQLWQQWQPLQERYFQAEHRHNFHLTILNPMPTAIS
- the hetR gene encoding heterocyst differentiation master regulator HetR encodes the protein MSNDIDLIKRLSPSAMDQIMLYLAFSAMRTSGHRHGAFLDAAATAAKCAIYMTYLEQGQNLRMTGHLHHLEPKRVKIIVEEVRQALTEGKLLKMLGSQEPRYLIQLPYVWMEKFPWQPGRSRVPGTNLTSEEKRQIEHKLPSNLPDAQLTTSFEFLDLIEFLHKRSQEVLPPEHQMPLSEALAEHIKRRLLYSGTVTRIDSPWGMPFYALTRPFYAPADDQERTYIMVEDTARYFRMMKDWAERRPNTMRALEELDIPAERWEQAMAELDEIIRAWADRYHQSGGIPMILQMVFGRKED